A single Brassica rapa cultivar Chiifu-401-42 chromosome A04, CAAS_Brap_v3.01, whole genome shotgun sequence DNA region contains:
- the LOC117133348 gene encoding uncharacterized protein At4g04775-like: protein MTSSSTSSTRFPRISTHGVPTRCWYGEGITAFGSSTAENRYRRFYQCEIARDIDEALIEEIRMVDAKHERVAPVITKFEERVMEKVKSEMVRVERQMSEKLKEKVDLEIARVAHEMKHKLKIATVAMVVVGAIVGIWTSLRV from the exons ATGACCAGTTCGTCAACATCTTCTACTCGTTTTCCTCGAATCTCTACTCATGGTGTGCCTACAAGATGTTGGTATGGCGAGGGCATAACCGCGTTTGGTTCATCGACGGCGGAGAATAGGTATCGACGATTCTACCAATGCGAAATCGCGAGAGAT ATTGATGAAGCTTTGATTGAGGAAATTCGGATGGTCGATGCGAAACATGAGAGGGTTGCTCCAGTGATTACGAAGTTTGAAGAAAGGGTTATGGAAAAGGTGAAGTCCGAGATGGTTAGAGTTGAACGTCAGATGTCCGAAAAGCTTAAAGAGAAGGTAGACTTGGAGATTGCTAGAGTTGCACACGAGATGAAACACAAGCTAAAGATTGCAACGGTGGCTATGGTAGTTGTAGGAGCAATCGTAGGAATATGGACTTCTCTTCGTGTCTGA